Proteins encoded by one window of Ulvibacter sp. MAR_2010_11:
- a CDS encoding T9SS type A sorting domain-containing protein: MKKNYFLAALFSFAMIGANAQFAMDDMESYGGGNTPILQDHWGSWDGTAGTAMFSSNAHAQSGSLSGYVDGSTTMDPLLLLGDKIFGSWGVKFSMYIPSGKVGYWNLQGQETPGIQWVVGNIYFGNSGIGGDTETDGRIDMSTGDETDDFTFTFPKDQWFTVIMNFDFNAGAGASTWTLWVDNAEVVAPGTPFADGTGVYAQALGAINLYSLSTDNEMYVDDVEYINDFYPDPNLGIGDLNAKGFAAYPNPVSNVLNLRANEEISSVAIFNVLGQQVYNAKVNALNSTIDMSSYASGAYFVKVNVSGTEGIVKIVK; the protein is encoded by the coding sequence ATGAAAAAAAATTATTTTTTAGCAGCATTGTTCTCTTTCGCTATGATTGGTGCAAATGCTCAGTTTGCAATGGATGACATGGAGTCTTACGGTGGTGGTAACACACCTATTTTACAAGACCATTGGGGTTCATGGGATGGTACTGCCGGTACAGCTATGTTCTCTTCTAATGCACATGCACAAAGTGGATCTTTATCAGGATATGTTGATGGTTCAACTACTATGGATCCTCTTTTATTATTAGGAGACAAGATTTTTGGAAGCTGGGGTGTAAAGTTTTCTATGTACATTCCTTCTGGTAAAGTTGGATATTGGAACCTACAAGGTCAGGAAACTCCTGGTATCCAGTGGGTAGTCGGTAACATTTATTTTGGAAACTCTGGTATTGGTGGAGACACAGAAACAGATGGTAGAATCGACATGAGTACTGGTGACGAAACTGATGATTTCACCTTTACATTTCCTAAGGATCAGTGGTTCACTGTTATCATGAACTTTGATTTTAACGCTGGTGCAGGTGCTTCTACTTGGACATTGTGGGTTGATAATGCAGAGGTTGTTGCTCCTGGTACTCCTTTTGCTGATGGAACCGGTGTTTATGCTCAAGCTTTAGGTGCTATTAACTTATATTCTTTATCAACTGATAACGAAATGTATGTTGATGATGTAGAGTATATCAATGATTTCTATCCAGATCCAAATCTTGGAATTGGTGACTTAAATGCCAAAGGATTCGCTGCATATCCAAACCCTGTAAGTAACGTATTGAATTTGAGAGCTAACGAAGAAATTTCTTCTGTTGCTATCTTCAACGTTCTTGGTCAGCAAGTATACAACGCTAAAGTAAACGCTTTAAACTCTACAATCGATATGTCTAGCTACGCAAGTGGTGCATATTTTGTAAAAGTTAATGTAAGTGGTACTGAAGGTATCGTTAAGATTGTTAAATAA
- a CDS encoding SusD/RagB family nutrient-binding outer membrane lipoprotein, translating to MKKLNKISILFFLLLGITFTSCETTDLDLLDDPNQITLDKADLERYMVAIQLDFKDFARLMGSNGSQLVRIDYMFGRTYANNFAPENTNTEWAIAYQGMFSDMKNAEAIATEIEANKHIGVMKIIKAYTLLTLVDFYGDIPLSEATQPAEFPNPQADDDAAVYAAALAMLDEGISFLNQDGLGMDIDFYYNNDFSKWIRFANSVKLNAYTNTRKVDGEAMNKFNAIINSGNYISSTADDLQFRYGTNYLTTPDTRHPAYRADYNVSGAGNYRSNWLMDVMYENDDPRRRYYFYRQHICTPNSTGADGVPCASDQQRLFCSTQARPPHYPSSMVFCSVDGGYWGRDHGNAEGIPPDSFRRTAVGVYPAAGNFDDNRFSTVGLEQGGQGAGIVPIMLASWIDLMRAEMAMANNNSSGANTLMQSAMQKSIAKVQSFGSLDPDADLSMAPSAGDVSAYIAGVGAAFTAASTEGKWNILATQNFIAHYGNGIESYNFYRRTGYPTSLQFNIEQSPGSFVRSFFYPADEANTNSSIQQKPNVQVQVFWDNNPAFPAFPVAN from the coding sequence ATGAAAAAATTAAATAAAATCTCAATATTATTTTTTCTACTTCTTGGAATCACATTTACTTCATGTGAAACCACAGATTTAGATTTACTGGATGATCCAAACCAAATTACCCTGGACAAGGCGGATTTGGAGCGTTATATGGTTGCAATACAGCTTGATTTCAAGGATTTTGCAAGACTTATGGGTAGTAATGGTTCTCAATTAGTACGAATCGATTATATGTTTGGTAGAACCTATGCCAATAACTTCGCCCCGGAAAACACAAATACCGAGTGGGCCATTGCATATCAGGGAATGTTCTCAGATATGAAAAATGCGGAAGCAATTGCTACAGAAATTGAAGCGAATAAGCACATTGGAGTAATGAAAATAATAAAAGCATATACTCTCTTGACTTTGGTAGATTTCTATGGTGATATTCCATTATCGGAAGCAACGCAACCTGCCGAGTTTCCAAATCCACAGGCCGATGACGATGCTGCAGTTTATGCTGCCGCTTTAGCTATGTTGGACGAAGGAATTTCATTCTTAAACCAGGATGGGCTTGGAATGGACATCGACTTTTACTATAACAATGATTTCTCAAAGTGGATTAGATTTGCAAACTCAGTAAAATTAAATGCTTACACGAATACTCGTAAAGTAGATGGGGAAGCAATGAATAAATTCAACGCAATCATCAATAGTGGAAATTACATTTCCTCTACTGCAGATGATTTACAGTTTAGATACGGTACAAACTATCTAACTACTCCGGATACAAGACACCCTGCTTACAGAGCAGATTATAACGTGAGTGGTGCAGGTAATTACAGATCTAACTGGTTAATGGATGTAATGTACGAGAATGATGATCCAAGAAGAAGATACTACTTCTATAGACAACATATTTGTACTCCTAACAGTACCGGTGCAGACGGAGTGCCATGTGCTTCAGATCAACAACGTTTGTTCTGTTCAACGCAAGCCAGACCACCACACTACCCATCATCAATGGTATTCTGTAGTGTAGACGGAGGATACTGGGGTAGAGATCATGGAAATGCTGAAGGAATTCCACCAGACTCATTTAGAAGAACTGCTGTAGGTGTATACCCTGCTGCCGGAAATTTCGATGATAACAGATTTTCTACTGTTGGTCTTGAACAAGGTGGTCAAGGAGCCGGGATTGTACCGATTATGTTAGCATCATGGATAGATTTAATGCGTGCTGAAATGGCCATGGCCAATAACAACTCTTCTGGTGCAAATACTTTGATGCAAAGTGCAATGCAGAAATCGATTGCTAAAGTACAAAGTTTTGGCTCATTGGATCCAGATGCAGATTTAAGTATGGCGCCTAGTGCAGGTGATGTTTCAGCTTACATTGCAGGAGTAGGTGCAGCATTTACTGCAGCAAGTACTGAAGGAAAGTGGAATATTTTAGCGACTCAAAATTTTATCGCTCATTATGGAAACGGTATCGAGTCTTATAACTTCTACAGAAGAACAGGATATCCTACATCCTTACAATTTAACATAGAGCAAAGTCCGGGAAGTTTCGTTAGATCATTCTTTTACCCGGCCGATGAAGCGAATACGAACAGTAGTATTCAGCAAAAGCCGAATGTACAAGTTCAAGTATTTTGGGATAATAACCCTGCGTTTCCTGCATTCCCTGTGGCTAACTAA
- a CDS encoding RagB/SusD family nutrient uptake outer membrane protein codes for MKKYIYKLTIILLFAGVLVSCDKELDQVPFDGFASDNAFVTAQDFENGIRGVYLGLIRGGFYGSSDAGSMLSAPDVLSDNTTLVPTSRNTKRFLHDYNYNASTTMLTFYRDVYVTVYHANQVLFYAESFEGESKANIVAEAKALRALAHFNLVSVYGKIPTQSSDANGSLGIAYVTEADPNIQPARMPVGEVYGMIVQDLLDARAGINQTNPAGRMGKDAINVLLSRVYLYMGQWQNSIDAANAVTTAVAPRDAVVGVWEDTSQAGLVFYIPNESPTLGNAIGVTWSQGGVNSLIPEYVASLQLNNLYASDDIRGEAYIFDASSGGIPYNGIKKLFARPGGQPGVVDYKILRAAEAYLNKAEAYFNIGNETAARQALDQVRTRRYLTPPSGETGTALRDAIRLERRLEFAFEYQRFFDLKRWNLPVQRTNAGYIADGSGTPSDVLTLAAGSNKFQLPIAQESLDANPSLQQNPGY; via the coding sequence ATGAAAAAATATATTTATAAATTAACAATTATTCTTCTTTTTGCAGGTGTTTTAGTCTCCTGTGACAAAGAACTGGACCAAGTTCCTTTTGACGGATTTGCATCAGACAATGCATTCGTGACTGCTCAGGATTTTGAAAATGGAATCCGTGGAGTATACTTAGGATTGATTCGAGGCGGATTTTACGGAAGCAGTGATGCAGGTTCGATGTTGAGTGCGCCGGATGTATTGTCTGACAATACAACTTTGGTGCCTACCAGCCGTAATACAAAACGTTTCTTACACGATTATAACTACAATGCATCCACAACAATGCTTACATTCTATCGTGATGTGTACGTAACGGTTTACCATGCAAATCAGGTGTTATTTTACGCTGAGTCATTTGAAGGAGAAAGCAAGGCAAATATCGTCGCCGAAGCCAAAGCATTAAGAGCCTTAGCGCATTTTAATTTGGTATCGGTTTATGGTAAAATTCCAACACAGTCAAGTGATGCGAATGGAAGTTTAGGTATTGCTTATGTAACTGAAGCAGACCCGAACATTCAACCGGCAAGAATGCCTGTTGGAGAAGTATACGGTATGATAGTTCAAGATCTTCTGGATGCAAGAGCAGGCATAAATCAAACAAATCCAGCAGGACGTATGGGTAAAGACGCTATAAACGTGTTATTATCGCGAGTATACTTATACATGGGTCAATGGCAGAATTCAATTGATGCAGCCAATGCTGTTACTACAGCTGTTGCACCTCGTGATGCAGTTGTAGGCGTATGGGAAGACACAAGTCAAGCCGGACTGGTATTTTACATCCCTAACGAAAGTCCAACCTTGGGTAACGCAATTGGTGTAACCTGGAGTCAGGGAGGTGTAAACAGTTTGATACCTGAATACGTGGCATCTTTACAACTAAATAACTTATATGCAAGTGATGATATTAGAGGTGAAGCCTATATTTTTGATGCATCCAGCGGAGGAATACCTTACAACGGTATCAAAAAATTATTTGCGCGTCCCGGTGGACAGCCAGGAGTTGTAGATTATAAGATCTTAAGAGCAGCCGAAGCATATTTAAACAAAGCGGAAGCCTACTTTAATATCGGTAATGAAACTGCTGCAAGACAAGCTTTGGATCAGGTTAGAACCAGAAGGTATCTTACACCGCCAAGTGGTGAAACGGGAACTGCTCTAAGAGATGCAATTCGTTTGGAAAGAAGACTTGAATTCGCTTTCGAATATCAGCGTTTCTTCGACTTGAAAAGATGGAATTTACCTGTTCAAAGAACAAATGCAGGGTATATTGCAGATGGATCAGGAACGCCATCGGATGTGTTGACATTGGCTGCAGGAAGTAACAAGTTTCAACTTCCAATAGCTCAGGAATCATTAGATGCAAACCCTAGTTTGCAACAAAACCCCGGATACTAA
- a CDS encoding SusC/RagA family TonB-linked outer membrane protein produces the protein MRTKFSGILTLLLAFVVQLTFAQEKTISGSVTDNTGLPLPGVNIVVKGTSNGTQTDFDGNYSIQTAIGQTLVYSYVGFTTIERPVTAATNSISVQLQEDAAVLEEVVVTASGIKKEKKALGYAVSSVKEEAIKDNPETDLTRILSGKSAGIDITTQNGLSGSANKVIIRGMNSFSGDNNALYVIDGVPYSNDTNAAGSFVDGNMGTSRSFDIDPSNIENIDILKGLAATTLYGTEGRNGVILITTKTGSSKNLASKQEVELSSSYFFNEVASLPDYQNKYGGGFDQAYGLFYSNWGPGFYKDGVGGWGAFVDDTNTDVNKPYNSDGTLPHPYSTSAYLASNFPDFQAQFEGLRYKWEPQNSVERFFKTGTVASFAANIRGRSEDNKYNYGMSFAHVSDEGFTPGNEVDRSNLTVSGGAQLSNKINVRGSLNYTLTNLKTPPVSASFGSSIFGSGSSVFGDLLYTPRSIDFFSLPFEAPDGSSIYYRDDNAIQHPLWTVKNSRFAQKVNRVNGFGAIDFNITDNLNLSYQASVDTYSEDNINRQNKGGVTGVALTDSGFYSTYNNANTIFDHKVVLSGSNYSMLNDNLTIDFLAGATSRSTDYNRIGVTSYGQQVFDFFDHGGFSSSNPIEFHQKRNILGLYGQVGFDIKRFFYVNFAGRNDWVSNAVNNSLFYPSASVSFIPTSAFPGLKSDGGINYLKLRAGYGTSANFSTGYPTVTNVVLNAQSWLDSNNNFITSNTTNSTIGNTNIKPELFSELEFGVEANLFQRVRLDFSYYTRTTNDLIIQDQKIALSTGASTTDTNIGEIKSDGIEVDLGIDIIKSDGFNWNFNVNFTKSESEVTDLGQDTELIIYEGFTNLGNGARVGYPLGSMFGARIARDENGNLLVDGAGNYLSEDIDEDGLLPFIGDPNPDFIMNYSNTFSYKGLSLNVAVGHTSGGDMYSVTIASLMGRGLTTDTEDRLSTYILPGVNSTTGLPNTVQINNSNFYFDNGFASPADELSIYDASVVRLREVSLGYSLPSKLLEKTPFGKIVIKASGYNLWYDAYNTPEGINFDPNVSGLGAGNGQGFEFLTGPSSKRYGFSVNATF, from the coding sequence ATGAGAACAAAGTTTAGTGGAATTTTAACGCTATTGCTAGCGTTTGTAGTGCAACTCACGTTCGCACAAGAAAAAACAATCTCTGGATCGGTGACAGATAATACTGGCCTTCCGCTACCTGGAGTGAATATTGTTGTAAAAGGCACAAGCAACGGTACACAAACAGATTTTGACGGTAACTACAGCATTCAAACAGCTATAGGTCAAACTCTTGTGTATAGTTATGTTGGCTTTACGACAATAGAGCGACCTGTTACGGCCGCGACTAATTCTATTAGTGTTCAGCTTCAAGAAGATGCTGCAGTACTGGAAGAAGTTGTTGTAACAGCATCAGGTATTAAAAAGGAAAAGAAAGCTCTTGGGTATGCGGTTTCTTCGGTAAAAGAAGAAGCTATTAAAGATAATCCCGAGACCGACTTAACTCGTATCCTTAGCGGTAAATCTGCAGGTATAGACATTACAACACAAAATGGTCTATCCGGTTCAGCAAACAAAGTTATTATTCGAGGGATGAACTCTTTCTCCGGAGATAACAACGCACTTTACGTTATTGACGGTGTACCTTATAGTAATGATACCAACGCAGCAGGAAGTTTTGTTGACGGTAACATGGGAACCAGTAGATCATTTGATATCGATCCAAGTAATATTGAAAACATTGATATTCTAAAAGGATTAGCTGCTACTACCCTATATGGTACTGAAGGTAGAAATGGTGTAATCCTTATTACTACTAAAACGGGTAGTTCAAAGAACCTTGCCTCTAAGCAAGAAGTTGAGCTTTCATCTTCTTACTTTTTTAACGAAGTGGCGTCTCTGCCCGATTATCAAAATAAATATGGTGGTGGTTTTGACCAAGCATACGGATTATTTTATAGTAACTGGGGACCTGGTTTCTATAAAGACGGCGTAGGTGGCTGGGGTGCATTTGTTGATGACACCAATACTGATGTAAACAAACCTTATAATTCTGACGGTACTTTACCTCACCCTTACTCAACTTCAGCTTATTTAGCATCAAATTTCCCTGACTTTCAAGCTCAATTTGAAGGACTAAGATATAAGTGGGAGCCACAAAACTCGGTTGAGAGATTCTTTAAGACCGGTACTGTAGCTTCATTTGCTGCAAACATTAGAGGAAGAAGTGAAGACAACAAGTACAATTACGGGATGTCTTTCGCTCACGTTAGTGACGAAGGATTTACTCCCGGAAACGAAGTGGATAGAAGCAATTTAACCGTTTCAGGTGGAGCGCAACTATCAAATAAGATAAATGTAAGAGGATCTTTAAACTACACATTAACTAATTTAAAAACCCCTCCTGTTTCTGCCAGTTTTGGTAGTAGTATTTTCGGGTCAGGATCTTCTGTATTCGGTGATTTATTGTATACTCCTAGAAGTATCGATTTCTTTAGCCTTCCTTTCGAAGCACCGGATGGTAGTAGTATCTACTATAGAGATGATAACGCAATTCAGCATCCTTTATGGACTGTAAAAAATTCGAGATTTGCCCAAAAGGTAAATCGTGTTAACGGATTTGGTGCGATAGATTTCAACATTACTGATAACTTAAACCTGTCGTATCAAGCGAGTGTGGATACTTATTCTGAAGATAACATTAACCGTCAAAATAAAGGTGGTGTAACGGGTGTAGCTTTAACCGATAGTGGTTTCTATTCTACATACAACAACGCGAATACCATTTTTGACCATAAAGTTGTTTTAAGCGGAAGTAACTATTCGATGTTAAACGACAATTTAACAATCGATTTCTTAGCCGGGGCAACCTCTAGAAGTACAGATTACAACAGAATTGGTGTTACAAGTTATGGACAACAAGTATTCGACTTCTTTGATCACGGTGGTTTCTCAAGTAGTAACCCAATCGAATTTCACCAAAAAAGAAACATATTAGGTTTATACGGTCAAGTAGGATTCGACATTAAGCGTTTCTTTTACGTGAACTTTGCAGGTCGTAATGACTGGGTGTCAAATGCTGTTAACAATAGTTTATTCTATCCTTCTGCCAGTGTATCGTTTATTCCAACTTCAGCCTTCCCTGGACTTAAGTCGGATGGAGGAATCAACTACTTAAAATTAAGAGCCGGTTACGGGACCTCTGCTAACTTTTCAACAGGATATCCTACAGTTACAAATGTAGTATTGAATGCTCAAAGCTGGTTGGATTCTAATAATAACTTTATTACATCAAATACAACCAACAGTACTATTGGAAATACAAACATTAAGCCTGAACTTTTCTCAGAATTAGAGTTTGGTGTTGAAGCCAATTTATTTCAGAGAGTTCGTTTAGACTTCTCATATTACACCAGAACAACCAACGATTTGATTATTCAAGATCAAAAAATTGCGTTGAGTACAGGTGCTTCAACTACCGATACCAATATTGGTGAAATTAAATCTGACGGTATTGAAGTTGATTTAGGAATCGACATTATAAAAAGTGATGGATTTAACTGGAACTTTAATGTAAACTTTACTAAGAGTGAAAGTGAAGTTACCGATCTTGGTCAGGACACCGAGTTAATTATTTATGAAGGATTTACAAACCTTGGTAATGGTGCCAGAGTTGGATACCCACTAGGTTCTATGTTTGGAGCGCGTATTGCGAGAGACGAAAATGGAAACTTACTTGTAGATGGAGCCGGTAACTATTTATCGGAAGATATTGACGAGGACGGCTTACTTCCTTTTATTGGTGATCCAAACCCGGATTTCATAATGAACTACTCGAATACTTTCTCTTATAAGGGACTTTCGTTAAACGTTGCTGTTGGTCATACTTCAGGAGGAGATATGTATTCAGTAACTATAGCTTCATTAATGGGTCGTGGTTTAACTACCGACACTGAAGATCGTTTATCTACTTACATTCTACCGGGTGTGAATTCAACTACAGGACTACCTAATACTGTCCAAATTAATAACTCAAATTTCTATTTTGACAATGGATTTGCGAGCCCTGCCGATGAGCTGTCAATTTATGACGCATCTGTAGTGAGACTTAGAGAAGTTTCTTTAGGATATTCATTACCATCAAAATTATTAGAAAAGACTCCTTTCGGTAAAATTGTTATCAAAGCAAGTGGATACAACTTATGGTATGACGCTTATAACACTCCAGAAGGGATTAATTTTGATCCAAACGTATCCGGTCTAGGTGCCGGTAACGGACAAGGTTTTGAGTTCTTAACAGGACCTAGTAGTAAAAGATATGGTTTCAGCGTAAATGCTACATTCTAA